A genomic window from Thalassoroseus pseudoceratinae includes:
- a CDS encoding Ig-like domain-containing protein, with amino-acid sequence MRFFVSMAMLLSMTLVLNGCGGGASDVPDVYPVSGLLKVNGQPVADVQVTFQPDSGPMSVGVTDEEGKFELLLNADTMGAVAGQHTVSFSKRGGPAGTDELIPPQFGTHSQLKETVSADGENEFEYEISAEKL; translated from the coding sequence ATGCGTTTTTTTGTTTCGATGGCGATGTTGCTGTCGATGACACTCGTTCTCAATGGATGCGGAGGGGGAGCCTCGGATGTGCCTGACGTGTATCCCGTGTCAGGTCTTCTCAAAGTCAATGGACAACCCGTTGCCGACGTGCAGGTGACATTCCAACCAGACTCAGGGCCAATGTCTGTTGGAGTCACTGACGAAGAGGGCAAGTTCGAGTTGCTACTTAACGCTGATACAATGGGTGCTGTCGCCGGTCAACACACCGTCAGCTTTAGCAAACGCGGTGGTCCCGCAGGCACGGATGAACTCATCCCGCCGCAGTTCGGAACTCATAGCCAACTCAAAGAAACCGTGTCCGCTGATGGAGAAAACGAATTCGAGTACGAAATCTCCGCTGAAAAGCTCTGA
- a CDS encoding 3-deoxy-7-phosphoheptulonate synthase, with translation MPETQDLHVRDTVPLVSPNDLKTELPASEKLYDGVDTARASIKQILAGEDRRLIVVVGPCSIHNRESGLEYARRLKKLSDEVADRMLLVMRVYFEKPRTTVGWKGLINDPHLNDTFDIGLGLRRAREILLEIAKLGLPAATEMLEPITPQYIADLVSLASIGARTTESPTHRQMASGLSMPVGYKNGTDGDLDVAINAMRAARAEHSFLGIDAEGKTCIVQTTGNPDGHLILRGGRSGPNYSAKHLQDATERLAAANLPSRFMVDCSHANSNKDYRKQGDVWRDVLAQRIGGNDTVIGMMLESNLHAGNQKLNDPAKLEYGVSITDGCIGWDETADIITAAYEELATETANV, from the coding sequence ATGCCAGAGACCCAAGACTTACACGTTCGAGACACCGTGCCGCTTGTTTCGCCGAACGATCTGAAGACCGAACTTCCCGCAAGCGAAAAACTCTATGATGGCGTGGATACGGCTCGTGCAAGTATCAAGCAAATCCTCGCGGGGGAAGATCGCCGTTTGATTGTGGTGGTCGGACCGTGTTCGATCCACAATCGTGAGTCCGGATTGGAATACGCCCGGCGTCTGAAGAAACTTTCGGACGAGGTTGCCGACCGAATGTTGCTGGTCATGCGGGTCTACTTTGAGAAACCGCGAACCACGGTCGGTTGGAAGGGGTTGATTAACGATCCGCATCTCAACGACACTTTCGACATCGGTCTTGGTCTCCGCCGCGCCCGTGAGATTCTTCTCGAAATCGCCAAGCTCGGATTGCCCGCGGCGACGGAAATGCTCGAACCAATCACCCCGCAGTACATTGCCGACTTGGTTTCGTTGGCTTCGATCGGCGCACGCACGACAGAGTCCCCCACGCATCGCCAGATGGCCAGCGGGCTGTCTATGCCAGTCGGTTACAAGAACGGTACCGACGGCGATCTGGACGTGGCCATTAATGCCATGAGGGCGGCCCGTGCGGAACACTCGTTTCTGGGCATCGACGCGGAGGGAAAAACCTGCATCGTGCAAACAACCGGCAACCCAGACGGCCATTTGATTCTGCGAGGGGGGCGATCGGGCCCAAACTACTCAGCCAAGCATCTCCAAGATGCCACCGAACGACTCGCGGCAGCCAACTTGCCTTCACGGTTCATGGTCGATTGTAGTCACGCAAATTCCAACAAAGATTACCGCAAGCAAGGTGATGTCTGGCGAGACGTGCTGGCACAAAGAATTGGCGGCAACGACACCGTGATCGGCATGATGCTTGAGAGTAATCTGCACGCCGGGAATCAGAAGCTCAATGACCCCGCGAAACTCGAGTATGGTGTTTCGATCACCGATGGCTGCATCGGTTGGGATGAAACAGCCGACATCATCACTGCCGCTTACGAAGAACTAGCCACGGAAACGGCGAACGTTTGA
- a CDS encoding potassium channel family protein: MNRPLRADRRIHRFRPQRSRFSSGIFTVAALLFLLTLAGTVGLKTVVNDATWFDCFYMAIITLTTVGFAETVELGQAGRLFIVGYLIVGIGVFTYCASQIGSWIVNVQMGRLLERRRMERELANLRDHYIICGLGRMGEIIAWKLDQRGLPFVVVDINEDVLDSTCTENGWLFVLGDATDDEVLQKAGIEHAAALTTVLPTDADNVYVTLSARMNSAKIQIIARSSTEKAVQKLERAGANRVVSPFTTGAMKIARFMLNPAIEDFLEVADHHGNELELADVQIDETSPYVGQRLMETDLRERGVMIVGIRRASGERLMPPPGTAAIQAGDSLFAFGSNQAISRLVERDD; the protein is encoded by the coding sequence ATGAATCGCCCCCTACGTGCCGATCGTCGGATACACCGATTCCGCCCTCAGCGGTCGCGTTTTTCCTCGGGGATTTTCACAGTTGCTGCGTTGTTGTTCCTGCTCACGCTGGCAGGAACGGTTGGGCTGAAGACCGTCGTCAACGATGCCACGTGGTTCGACTGTTTCTACATGGCGATCATCACCCTGACGACCGTCGGGTTCGCCGAGACCGTGGAACTGGGCCAAGCCGGCCGGTTGTTTATTGTCGGGTATTTGATCGTCGGTATCGGTGTGTTCACGTATTGCGCGTCGCAAATTGGCAGCTGGATTGTCAACGTTCAAATGGGACGCTTGCTCGAAAGGCGGAGGATGGAACGCGAATTGGCAAATTTGAGAGATCATTACATTATCTGTGGCCTCGGAAGAATGGGCGAGATCATCGCCTGGAAACTCGACCAACGTGGTTTGCCGTTCGTCGTCGTTGATATCAACGAGGATGTGCTCGATTCGACCTGCACCGAAAACGGTTGGCTCTTCGTGTTGGGTGATGCCACGGATGATGAAGTACTGCAGAAAGCCGGCATCGAACACGCCGCTGCATTGACCACGGTTTTGCCGACCGATGCGGATAACGTCTACGTTACGTTGTCTGCACGAATGAACTCCGCAAAGATCCAGATCATCGCCCGATCAAGCACCGAAAAGGCCGTTCAAAAATTGGAGCGAGCTGGAGCCAATCGCGTGGTGAGTCCCTTCACGACCGGTGCGATGAAAATTGCTCGGTTCATGCTGAATCCGGCGATCGAAGACTTCTTGGAAGTCGCCGACCACCACGGGAACGAACTGGAACTCGCCGACGTACAGATTGACGAGACCAGCCCGTATGTCGGTCAACGACTGATGGAAACGGACCTCCGCGAACGAGGAGTTATGATCGTGGGAATCCGTCGTGCGAGTGGGGAACGATTGATGCCCCCGCCCGGCACCGCAGCGATACAAGCCGGGGATAGTCTCTTCGCGTTCGGCAGCAATCAGGCTATTAGCCGACTCGTTGAAAGAGACGACTAA
- a CDS encoding class I SAM-dependent methyltransferase, whose product MPEVIQQNLYDFPKYYDLVFGSDWAAEFRFLLGCFEKYSNRPIKRLVEPACGTGRLLVRLAGRGYETAGLDLNEKAVEFCNARFVRNGYAPPAIVGDMSDFRLRDFGTRSLFHAAFNPINSFRHLLSEKEARNHLRCVGDVLRKGGLYLLGLHLKPSEGEAISDEAWSARRGHLAVNSYLWSKGIDEKKREERIGMTFDIYTPTRQFQIQDETIFRTYSAKQMQKLIDDAGCWEILDTYDFTYDLKRPVTIGPDSEDVMYVLRKR is encoded by the coding sequence ATGCCGGAAGTCATCCAGCAGAACCTTTATGACTTTCCCAAATATTACGACCTCGTTTTTGGGTCGGATTGGGCGGCGGAATTTCGCTTCCTGCTAGGGTGTTTCGAGAAATACAGCAACCGACCAATCAAGCGTTTGGTCGAACCGGCCTGTGGTACTGGCCGACTGCTTGTCCGTCTGGCAGGGCGAGGCTACGAGACCGCTGGCTTGGATTTGAACGAGAAGGCCGTCGAGTTCTGCAACGCGCGGTTCGTCCGTAACGGCTACGCTCCTCCCGCCATTGTTGGGGATATGAGTGACTTCCGTCTTCGCGATTTTGGAACGCGATCGCTATTCCACGCGGCTTTCAATCCGATCAATAGTTTCCGCCATCTCCTCAGTGAAAAGGAAGCTCGGAATCATCTGCGTTGCGTCGGGGATGTGTTGCGAAAGGGCGGGCTGTATTTGCTGGGGTTGCATCTCAAGCCGAGCGAAGGCGAAGCGATTTCCGATGAAGCCTGGTCTGCCCGACGTGGGCATCTGGCGGTGAATTCGTATCTGTGGTCAAAAGGTATCGACGAAAAGAAACGCGAAGAGCGGATCGGAATGACGTTCGATATCTACACACCGACCCGACAGTTTCAAATTCAAGATGAAACCATCTTTCGGACTTACTCTGCCAAGCAGATGCAGAAGTTGATCGACGATGCCGGATGTTGGGAGATTCTTGATACCTACGACTTTACGTACGACTTGAAACGCCCGGTCACCATCGGACCCGACAGCGAAGATGTGATGTACGTTCTTCGCAAACGGTGA
- a CDS encoding glycosyltransferase, which produces MSQVSSSEPSHRRIAFCITELDRGGAENALVQLVRRLDRREWQPLVLCLSGEGELVNELRDAEIDVECLGVRHRADFRVLWRLVKSLRRFRPEILQTWLYHANMAGRVAARLAGVPHVVSGIRVAERRSRLRLRLDRWTDFLVEHHACVSQSVANFSAEVGGLPTRKLIAIPNGVDAERFASARPADLSEVGIPADSRVLLFVGRLDPQKNPDLLLKAFAGLASDFPDTRLVFVGSGPLDTELRNQTLSFGLQNRVQFLGSRSDIPALMQRATVLVLPSRWEGMPNVVLEAQAAGLPVVASAVDGVTELIDPGVTGSLFESECLTGCQSAMVSILNDQNEADKIAQAAQHMCRKEFTWEKFAKRYDSLYHELVSGS; this is translated from the coding sequence ATGTCCCAGGTTTCTTCGTCCGAGCCGTCTCACCGTCGAATCGCATTCTGCATCACCGAGCTGGATCGGGGTGGGGCAGAGAACGCACTTGTGCAGCTTGTCCGGCGTTTGGATCGTCGGGAATGGCAGCCGCTTGTGCTGTGTTTGTCGGGGGAAGGGGAGTTAGTCAATGAGTTGCGAGACGCGGAGATTGATGTCGAGTGTCTCGGTGTACGTCATCGAGCCGACTTCCGAGTCCTGTGGCGGCTTGTGAAATCACTTCGCCGATTCCGTCCAGAAATTCTACAAACTTGGTTGTATCACGCGAACATGGCAGGTCGAGTGGCGGCTCGATTGGCCGGTGTGCCGCATGTCGTTTCCGGCATCCGGGTGGCGGAACGTCGCAGTCGACTCCGTCTTCGCCTCGACCGTTGGACTGACTTTCTGGTCGAACACCATGCGTGTGTGAGTCAAAGCGTGGCGAACTTCTCCGCCGAGGTCGGTGGCCTGCCAACACGAAAGCTGATCGCCATTCCCAACGGCGTTGATGCCGAGCGATTCGCCTCCGCACGTCCGGCTGATCTTTCCGAAGTCGGCATCCCAGCGGATTCCCGAGTGCTGTTGTTCGTCGGCCGACTCGACCCGCAGAAAAATCCCGACTTGCTTCTCAAAGCGTTCGCGGGTCTGGCGTCCGATTTCCCCGATACGCGTCTTGTGTTCGTCGGCAGTGGACCGCTCGATACGGAATTACGGAACCAAACGCTGTCCTTCGGATTGCAGAATCGTGTGCAGTTCTTAGGGAGCCGATCTGACATTCCGGCGTTGATGCAGCGGGCAACTGTGTTGGTGTTGCCATCGCGTTGGGAGGGGATGCCAAACGTCGTTCTGGAAGCCCAAGCTGCCGGGCTGCCCGTGGTGGCATCGGCAGTGGACGGCGTGACCGAACTAATTGATCCCGGCGTCACCGGAAGCCTGTTCGAAAGTGAATGTCTAACGGGTTGCCAATCCGCGATGGTGTCAATTTTGAATGATCAAAACGAAGCCGACAAGATCGCGCAAGCGGCACAACATATGTGTCGGAAAGAGTTTACGTGGGAGAAGTTCGCGAAAAGGTACGACAGTCTCTACCATGAATTGGTGTCAGGATCGTGA
- the queA gene encoding tRNA preQ1(34) S-adenosylmethionine ribosyltransferase-isomerase QueA — MDQLSDYDYELPAELIASHPLPQRDASRLLVVDRERQRLEHRSIADLPEFLQPGDSLVVNDTRVLPARLIGQRTATGGRWEGLFLNTTTDGDWRLMGQTRGRLQIGETVTVNPIHPDRATDDAQLVLTLMERADDGVQIWHAESDESAITLLNRFGTMPLPPYMQRKTADSSDFERYQTVYAQHAGSVAAPTAGLHLTDELRQRCQQAKIGWEQVTLHVGIGTFRPIKTERLDEHVMHREWCAIDEATAKRLQAVRDANKRVAAVGTTSVRTLETAAANGTIQAFEGETDLFLRPGSEFHAVDILLTNFHLPRSSLLVLVSALAGRELIREAYKEAIRERYRFFSYGDAMLIL, encoded by the coding sequence ATGGATCAACTGTCCGACTACGACTACGAACTCCCTGCGGAACTGATTGCCAGTCATCCGTTGCCCCAGCGAGATGCGTCTCGGTTGTTAGTGGTCGACCGGGAACGCCAGCGGCTCGAACACCGTTCGATCGCCGACTTGCCGGAATTTTTGCAACCGGGAGATTCTCTGGTTGTGAACGACACGCGAGTGCTGCCGGCTCGGTTGATCGGTCAACGGACCGCTACCGGTGGTCGCTGGGAAGGTCTGTTCCTGAACACAACCACCGATGGCGACTGGCGACTAATGGGGCAAACACGGGGTCGGCTTCAGATCGGTGAAACCGTGACGGTCAACCCGATTCACCCCGACCGTGCAACCGACGACGCTCAACTTGTGCTCACCCTCATGGAGCGTGCCGACGACGGTGTTCAGATCTGGCATGCGGAAAGTGACGAATCGGCAATCACGCTGCTGAATCGGTTCGGCACCATGCCATTACCTCCGTACATGCAGCGAAAGACGGCGGACTCATCCGACTTTGAACGCTACCAAACCGTGTATGCGCAACATGCCGGTTCGGTCGCGGCCCCCACCGCCGGGTTGCATCTGACCGACGAACTTCGCCAGCGGTGTCAGCAAGCAAAAATTGGTTGGGAACAAGTCACGCTGCATGTCGGGATTGGAACGTTTCGTCCGATCAAAACCGAACGGCTCGACGAACACGTGATGCATCGCGAGTGGTGTGCGATCGACGAGGCGACCGCGAAGCGATTGCAAGCCGTCCGAGATGCGAACAAGCGGGTTGCTGCCGTCGGCACCACCAGCGTGCGAACACTGGAGACTGCCGCAGCGAACGGCACGATTCAAGCCTTCGAAGGCGAAACCGATCTGTTCCTCCGACCGGGATCGGAATTCCATGCGGTCGATATCTTGCTGACGAACTTCCATCTCCCGCGTTCATCGCTGCTAGTTTTGGTATCCGCGTTGGCTGGACGCGAACTCATCCGCGAAGCGTACAAGGAAGCCATCCGCGAGCGATACCGCTTCTTCAGCTATGGCGACGCGATGCTGATTCTGTAA
- the hemA gene encoding glutamyl-tRNA reductase, which translates to MHLQVVYCNHHTADLSVREKLAFATETQVQRAYEALRNRFPTSEMVVVSTCNRVEVYTAQEGTGPTPSRDDIAQFFSEFHNVPLDVFTDDLLRHAGPEAVRHLFQVSCSLDSMVLGEPQIVNQVKEAYRRAQENDACGPLTCALFEGAIRVSKRVRSETGVERGRVSIASVAVGDFGKSIFDRFDDKLVLIVGAGEMAEETLRYLKDEGVREVVVINRNPERAAKLAETWGGSAAGMDELHTWMAKADVIVSTTGADRPIMDVPTFRQIREQSDGKPVFILDLGAPRDFEPEIGGLDENVFLYDIDHLEATCERNRNTRAKEIEKAERIVQDETEKFMHNIYHRATGPIIQRLREEWHAIRQQEVDLLLGKLPHLGEADQQAIEKTVERIINKLLHPPLSVLKDEAKAGPPDGLLNALKRLFHLTE; encoded by the coding sequence ATGCATTTACAAGTCGTTTATTGCAATCACCATACCGCCGATCTCTCCGTACGGGAGAAGTTGGCTTTCGCGACTGAAACACAGGTTCAGCGAGCGTATGAAGCCTTGCGAAATCGGTTTCCCACCTCGGAAATGGTGGTGGTCTCCACCTGTAACCGTGTCGAGGTTTATACCGCACAAGAAGGAACCGGGCCGACCCCCTCGCGCGACGACATCGCTCAGTTCTTTAGCGAGTTTCACAACGTTCCGTTGGATGTCTTCACAGACGACTTACTGCGACATGCAGGACCGGAAGCGGTGCGGCATTTGTTCCAAGTTTCGTGCAGTCTCGACAGCATGGTGCTCGGCGAACCGCAGATTGTGAATCAAGTGAAAGAAGCCTATCGGCGTGCCCAGGAGAACGATGCCTGTGGTCCGCTGACGTGTGCCTTGTTCGAAGGGGCGATCCGGGTTTCTAAGCGGGTTCGCAGCGAAACGGGAGTGGAACGCGGCCGAGTTTCGATCGCGAGCGTTGCGGTTGGGGATTTCGGCAAAAGCATCTTCGACCGCTTTGATGACAAGCTTGTATTGATCGTCGGTGCTGGCGAAATGGCCGAGGAAACGCTGCGGTATCTCAAGGACGAAGGTGTCCGCGAAGTGGTCGTCATCAACCGCAACCCTGAACGTGCCGCCAAGCTCGCGGAAACTTGGGGCGGTTCGGCGGCGGGCATGGATGAGCTTCACACGTGGATGGCCAAAGCCGATGTGATCGTCAGCACGACCGGTGCGGATCGACCGATCATGGATGTGCCAACATTCCGGCAGATCCGTGAGCAATCCGACGGCAAACCCGTTTTCATTCTCGACCTGGGAGCCCCGCGGGATTTCGAACCCGAAATTGGCGGGTTGGACGAGAACGTTTTTCTCTACGACATCGACCATCTCGAAGCGACCTGCGAGCGGAACCGTAACACCCGCGCGAAAGAGATCGAAAAAGCCGAACGGATTGTGCAGGACGAAACCGAAAAGTTCATGCACAATATTTATCACCGTGCCACCGGGCCGATTATCCAGCGGTTGCGTGAAGAATGGCACGCGATTCGGCAGCAGGAAGTCGATTTACTGCTCGGAAAGTTGCCTCACCTCGGGGAAGCCGATCAGCAAGCCATTGAAAAAACCGTCGAGCGGATCATCAACAAGCTGTTGCATCCACCGTTGTCTGTGTTGAAAGACGAAGCGAAAGCCGGCCCACCAGACGGTTTGCTCAACGCACTCAAACGGCTCTTTCATCTCACTGAGTAG
- the ccsA gene encoding cytochrome c biogenesis protein CcsA yields the protein MGGLVSSLNQVTLFCFLASYGVTLGLECVRLIRQSTVNRVLMLGFAVAGLVAHTAYLMVRSQHANLPPLLSSVHDWLLVLAWLAMMFYVVLMSLDRDVIVGPFLLPLVLVLITASAFVKSTPQDLLDAEREWKMLHASLLVLGMAGVASAFILSLMYLVQHRRLKTAQTMINGLTLPNLQKLARWNWWAVVLAVPLLTLGMATGIGLILSSKSVAPMSWVSDPVIIGNSVGWLVMMVLFVWLLSTRRPTGKQVAWLTLGAGGFLLATILSLSLLSGRVLDTQHGGGPVESPFLVVGG from the coding sequence ATGGGCGGATTGGTTTCCTCCCTGAATCAGGTGACGCTGTTCTGCTTCCTGGCGAGCTATGGAGTGACGCTCGGGTTGGAATGTGTTCGTTTGATTCGCCAGTCGACCGTCAATCGCGTGCTGATGTTGGGGTTCGCGGTTGCAGGACTGGTCGCGCACACGGCGTATTTGATGGTGCGGTCGCAACATGCGAACCTACCACCACTGTTGAGCTCCGTGCACGATTGGTTGCTGGTACTGGCTTGGTTGGCGATGATGTTCTACGTGGTCTTGATGTCCTTGGATCGGGACGTCATCGTGGGACCCTTCCTGTTGCCGCTGGTCTTGGTTTTGATCACGGCTAGTGCCTTCGTCAAGAGCACTCCGCAGGATTTGCTCGATGCGGAACGCGAATGGAAAATGTTGCACGCCTCGTTGTTAGTCCTCGGCATGGCCGGAGTTGCGTCGGCATTTATTTTGAGTTTGATGTACTTGGTCCAACACCGTCGATTGAAAACCGCCCAAACCATGATCAATGGTCTCACCCTGCCGAATCTGCAAAAATTGGCCCGTTGGAATTGGTGGGCCGTCGTGCTCGCGGTCCCGTTGTTGACGCTCGGCATGGCCACCGGAATTGGTTTGATTCTGTCCTCAAAGAGCGTGGCACCGATGTCCTGGGTCAGCGATCCGGTGATTATCGGCAACAGTGTCGGTTGGTTGGTCATGATGGTTCTGTTTGTTTGGTTGCTGTCCACACGTCGGCCAACCGGAAAGCAAGTGGCGTGGTTGACACTCGGGGCGGGCGGGTTCTTGTTGGCAACAATTTTGAGTCTTTCATTGTTGTCCGGACGCGTGCTCGACACCCAACACGGCGGCGGTCCCGTCGAGTCTCCGTTTCTTGTAGTCGGTGGTTGA